A stretch of the Sphingobacterium thalpophilum genome encodes the following:
- a CDS encoding NAD-dependent epimerase/dehydratase family protein codes for MRILILGCGWLASAFAMEQRLRGHEVWASTTNKEKYHRLKNDGIFSFIADFDHSDFRDSVAIPREFDFVLNSVPASQKNDLATLQNRFLNIQSFLSNLRWNKHVFLSSVGIYPDQDGWFDEKYNERSKLSEKLLVAEELMLNLSHTCVYRLGGLFGRNRIFARYFSDRVCTTAEQVANFVHLEDVIRLIDLAMVNDLQHPVYNVVAPMHPAKKEVILASAGKYGFELPVKFETVADFQKMVSGELLSGELNYRYIWPDPVDF; via the coding sequence ATGCGGATACTCATTTTAGGTTGCGGGTGGCTGGCCTCAGCTTTTGCTATGGAGCAGCGGCTCCGTGGGCACGAAGTGTGGGCGAGCACGACGAACAAGGAAAAATACCATCGGCTCAAAAACGATGGTATTTTTTCGTTTATCGCCGACTTTGACCATTCTGACTTTAGGGATAGCGTAGCGATCCCACGAGAGTTTGATTTTGTGCTGAACAGTGTCCCTGCCAGTCAGAAAAATGATCTTGCCACTCTCCAGAACCGTTTTTTGAATATCCAGTCTTTTCTCAGCAACCTGCGGTGGAATAAACACGTGTTTTTAAGTTCAGTTGGGATTTATCCCGACCAGGACGGGTGGTTTGACGAAAAGTATAATGAAAGGAGCAAGCTCTCAGAGAAGCTGTTGGTGGCGGAAGAATTGATGCTGAATCTGTCACATACCTGTGTTTATCGCCTAGGAGGTTTATTTGGTCGGAACCGGATATTCGCCAGGTATTTTTCGGACCGAGTCTGTACAACAGCTGAGCAGGTGGCCAATTTCGTGCATCTGGAGGATGTGATCCGTCTGATCGATCTGGCTATGGTAAACGATCTCCAACATCCTGTCTATAATGTGGTCGCTCCCATGCACCCGGCCAAGAAGGAAGTAATCTTAGCTTCCGCTGGAAAGTACGGCTTCGAGCTGCCCGTGAAGTTTGAAACGGTGGCGGATTTCCAAAAAATGGTGAGTGGCGAATTGCTTAGCGGTGAACTCAATTACCGTTACATCTGGCCCGATCCTGTTGACTTTTAG
- the purH gene encoding bifunctional phosphoribosylaminoimidazolecarboxamide formyltransferase/IMP cyclohydrolase, which produces MNHPVKIKNALVSVYYKDGLAPLVELLNKYGVTFYSTGGTETFIKDLGINVVPVEDLTSYPSILGGRVKTLHPKVFGGILARRPLESDQQQLAQYEIPEIDLVIVDLYPFEETVASGAPEQDIIEKIDIGGISLIRAAAKNFNDVVIISSKNDYKELEDILASQDGTTSLEQRKEFAKRAFNTSSHYDTAIFSYFNQDNPLDVFKQSEQKAQVLRYGENPHQKGVFFGDLDKMFDKLNGKELSYNNLVDVDAAVALIDEFEAPTFAILKHTNACGVASRPTIKQAWIDALACDPVSAFGGVLITNGQVDKETAEEINKLFFEVLIAPSYTDEAIAILTAKKNRIILVRKDVKLPAQQFKTLLNGVILQDKDHTVEGPEQMVAVTTIKPTAEQLEDLYFANKIVKHTKSNTIVFAKNGTLLASGVGQTSRVDALKQAIEKAVSFGFDLKGCSMASDAFFPFPDCVEIASEAGIAAVLQPGGSIKDQLSIDMANEKGIAMVTTGVRHFKH; this is translated from the coding sequence ATGAACCATCCTGTAAAGATTAAAAATGCTTTGGTTTCAGTCTATTATAAAGACGGCCTCGCTCCTTTAGTTGAATTATTAAACAAATACGGTGTCACATTCTATTCTACTGGTGGGACAGAAACCTTTATCAAAGATTTAGGTATAAATGTTGTCCCTGTCGAAGACTTGACAAGCTATCCTTCGATTTTAGGAGGTCGTGTTAAGACCCTGCATCCCAAAGTATTCGGCGGAATCTTGGCACGTCGCCCGCTGGAGTCAGATCAGCAGCAGCTAGCTCAATATGAGATACCCGAAATCGACCTGGTTATTGTGGATTTGTATCCATTCGAAGAAACCGTAGCTTCAGGCGCACCAGAACAAGATATTATTGAAAAAATCGATATCGGAGGTATTTCGTTGATCCGTGCTGCAGCAAAGAATTTCAACGATGTCGTTATTATCTCTTCCAAAAATGATTATAAGGAACTGGAAGATATTTTGGCAAGCCAAGATGGAACTACTTCTTTGGAACAGCGTAAAGAATTTGCAAAACGGGCGTTCAACACCTCCTCTCATTATGACACAGCAATTTTCAGTTATTTTAATCAGGACAATCCACTAGACGTATTCAAACAGTCAGAGCAAAAGGCACAGGTCTTAAGATATGGCGAAAACCCGCATCAGAAAGGGGTCTTCTTTGGCGATCTGGACAAAATGTTTGACAAATTAAATGGCAAAGAACTCTCTTACAATAATCTTGTTGACGTAGATGCCGCAGTAGCTTTGATCGATGAGTTCGAAGCGCCTACCTTCGCTATTTTGAAACATACTAATGCTTGTGGTGTTGCCTCACGGCCGACAATTAAACAGGCCTGGATAGACGCTTTGGCTTGTGATCCGGTGTCCGCATTTGGTGGCGTCCTTATTACCAACGGACAGGTGGACAAAGAGACAGCAGAAGAAATCAATAAATTATTTTTTGAAGTATTGATCGCACCATCTTACACAGACGAAGCGATTGCTATACTGACTGCAAAGAAAAACAGAATAATCCTCGTCCGTAAAGATGTCAAGTTACCGGCACAGCAGTTCAAAACGTTATTGAATGGTGTCATTTTGCAGGATAAAGACCATACAGTAGAAGGCCCAGAACAAATGGTAGCCGTAACGACAATCAAACCTACAGCTGAACAACTTGAGGACCTATATTTTGCCAATAAAATTGTCAAACACACCAAATCCAATACGATCGTTTTTGCCAAAAACGGTACTTTGCTAGCCTCGGGAGTAGGACAGACATCCCGTGTTGATGCTCTTAAACAAGCTATTGAAAAGGCTGTTTCTTTTGGATTTGACCTTAAAGGCTGTTCTATGGCATCAGATGCTTTTTTCCCTTTCCCAGATTGTGTTGAAATCGCTTCTGAGGCAGGTATCGCTGCGGTATTGCAGCCCGGAGGTTCCATCAAAGATCAATTGTCCATCGATATGGCCAACGAAAAGGGAATTGCGATGGTTACCACAGGAGTTAGACATTTTAAACATTAA
- a CDS encoding DUF4397 domain-containing protein → MKNYRLFNFIAIAVATFLLSSCLKDDDNDQYIPTGVFTMVNGYSDANAVIYYADGGYIQQPYYPLNFKSYNQVFLFTGTRRISISSEYNNVLLDTTITIKDSTLYTSFVYGNKEKPAQVITTDRVNKDIKNTESGVRFFNLAEGTDQVTLQIGDQASPAEWSNRSKETQTSATAHQGFIAQKSGTYTLTVKDKTGKSIATRKDVKLMENHYYTLILIGKANDQKTPLYIGVVSPGAN, encoded by the coding sequence ATGAAAAACTATAGATTATTTAATTTTATTGCAATCGCAGTCGCAACATTCCTGCTATCCAGCTGTCTGAAAGATGATGATAATGATCAGTACATTCCAACTGGCGTATTCACCATGGTGAATGGCTATAGTGATGCCAACGCGGTAATCTATTATGCAGATGGGGGGTATATTCAACAACCTTACTATCCCTTAAATTTCAAAAGTTACAACCAAGTATTCCTATTTACCGGAACACGAAGAATCTCCATTTCATCGGAATATAACAACGTTTTGCTGGATACGACAATAACGATCAAGGACAGCACGCTGTACACGTCATTTGTGTACGGAAACAAAGAAAAACCAGCTCAGGTAATCACGACAGACCGTGTCAATAAAGATATAAAAAATACCGAGTCAGGCGTACGATTCTTCAACCTTGCGGAAGGCACTGATCAGGTAACCCTGCAAATAGGTGACCAAGCATCACCAGCGGAATGGTCCAATAGATCCAAAGAAACGCAGACTTCTGCAACTGCCCATCAAGGATTCATCGCACAAAAAAGCGGTACCTATACGCTGACGGTCAAAGATAAAACAGGTAAAAGCATTGCTACTCGAAAAGATGTGAAATTGATGGAAAATCACTACTATACATTAATTCTGATTGGTAAGGCGAACGATCAGAAAACACCGCTATACATTGGTGTGGTGTCCCCAGGAGCGAATTAA
- a CDS encoding FtsB family cell division protein, whose product MQRLWSLIRNKYLIATLAFLVWMLFFDRNDFATQYSYQKQKSNLESERSFYLKENAAIIKTINDIRSNPQEVQRIAREKYKMKKDNEDIYVVSKVPAKETP is encoded by the coding sequence ATGCAACGATTATGGTCTTTAATAAGAAATAAGTATTTGATAGCCACGTTGGCCTTTTTGGTCTGGATGTTGTTCTTTGACCGGAATGATTTTGCCACGCAATACAGCTATCAAAAGCAAAAATCGAATCTAGAAAGTGAGCGATCCTTTTATTTAAAGGAAAACGCAGCTATTATTAAAACCATTAATGATATCCGGTCAAATCCTCAGGAAGTGCAACGTATTGCCCGTGAGAAATACAAAATGAAAAAAGACAATGAGGATATTTACGTGGTTTCGAAAGTGCCAGCTAAGGAAACGCCATGA
- a CDS encoding LysM peptidoglycan-binding domain-containing protein: MKVLFELNTYKKIAMLSMTMLAFQHLEAKNFRFPSLTAAPDSIGTDVINGEEYVLFKIEKGDNYYQLSKRYRTTVSQLTKINGNGTLSIGQIVKVPTGRKPAPARSKSPMDNIPLNPRNPQQGFTEYIVGEKETLYAISKRFSISVEDIKKANNLKNNIISGGMKLMIPNEPLPPERPKLVEPKGIEVVTPDSTGEDDKEENQITTNRYGIREKSERGIGVWIEGLSSQGTSNLALHKSAPVGTILKITNPMTKSVTYAKVVGKFNDNAENQNAIVVLSKSAAASIGALDKRFQVEIAYGLPLEN; this comes from the coding sequence ATGAAAGTTTTATTCGAATTAAATACATATAAAAAGATAGCTATGCTATCGATGACTATGCTCGCTTTTCAACATCTTGAAGCGAAAAATTTCAGGTTTCCATCTTTGACAGCGGCACCCGATTCCATTGGAACTGACGTCATCAATGGTGAAGAGTACGTCCTGTTTAAAATAGAAAAAGGCGACAATTATTACCAGTTGAGCAAAAGGTACAGGACTACCGTCAGCCAGCTCACAAAGATCAACGGTAACGGTACATTGAGCATTGGCCAGATTGTCAAAGTACCGACAGGACGAAAGCCAGCTCCCGCCCGTAGCAAATCTCCAATGGACAATATCCCCCTTAATCCGCGTAATCCGCAGCAGGGTTTTACAGAATATATTGTCGGTGAGAAGGAAACGCTTTATGCTATTTCCAAGAGATTTAGCATCAGCGTGGAGGACATCAAAAAAGCCAACAATCTCAAGAATAATATTATCAGCGGCGGAATGAAATTGATGATTCCAAACGAACCGTTGCCACCCGAAAGACCCAAACTCGTGGAACCCAAAGGAATAGAGGTGGTCACACCAGATTCTACCGGTGAAGATGATAAAGAAGAAAATCAGATTACCACCAACCGATATGGCATACGCGAAAAGTCAGAGCGCGGAATCGGTGTATGGATTGAAGGTTTGTCATCTCAGGGCACAAGCAACTTGGCTTTACACAAAAGCGCTCCCGTGGGTACCATCCTGAAAATTACCAATCCGATGACCAAAAGTGTTACGTATGCTAAAGTAGTCGGAAAATTTAACGATAACGCCGAAAACCAAAATGCCATCGTCGTGTTATCCAAATCGGCAGCCGCAAGCATTGGGGCCCTGGACAAACGTTTTCAGGTAGAAATTGCTTATGGGCTACCCTTAGAAAATTAA
- the lpxB gene encoding lipid-A-disaccharide synthase has protein sequence MKYYLIAGETSGDLHGANLIKALKAEDPHATFRIVGGDLMQEASGEKALIHTAEMAFMGFVEVLKNLGKIAKNLKRVKNDLLQEKPDTVILIDFPGFNLKIADFAKKHGIKTCYYISPKVWAWNQSRVKKIKRVVDHMFCILPFEVDFYNKWRMHVDYIGNPLFDAVASYRFNPAFRQLNGFGDKPIIALLPGSREMEISRLLPIMAELPYFFPVHQFVIAGAPNFEEAYYKQFLRGIDIPVVFNQTYDILNNAEAAVVTSGTATLETGILKVPQVVVYKANALSVRIAKLVIKVKFISLVNLINNFLSVRELIQEDCTAFDIAHELGELINNKAHRASVMENYDILAEKLGSPGASERAAKLIVKYLVNN, from the coding sequence ATGAAATACTATCTTATTGCTGGCGAAACTTCAGGTGACCTTCATGGTGCCAACTTAATCAAAGCGTTGAAGGCTGAAGATCCGCACGCCACATTTCGCATTGTTGGCGGCGACTTGATGCAGGAAGCAAGCGGCGAAAAAGCATTGATACACACCGCCGAAATGGCTTTTATGGGTTTTGTTGAAGTATTGAAAAATCTTGGCAAAATCGCGAAAAACCTCAAAAGGGTCAAAAACGATCTGCTGCAGGAAAAGCCTGACACGGTTATATTGATCGACTTTCCGGGCTTCAATCTGAAGATTGCGGACTTTGCGAAAAAACATGGTATCAAGACCTGTTATTATATTTCTCCGAAAGTTTGGGCGTGGAACCAAAGCCGTGTAAAAAAAATCAAGAGGGTGGTCGATCACATGTTCTGCATATTACCCTTCGAAGTGGATTTCTATAATAAGTGGCGTATGCACGTGGATTATATTGGTAATCCGCTCTTTGATGCCGTAGCCAGCTATCGCTTCAATCCTGCTTTTAGGCAACTGAATGGCTTTGGAGACAAGCCAATCATTGCCCTATTGCCCGGCAGCCGTGAAATGGAGATTTCCAGGCTGCTACCCATTATGGCCGAGCTGCCTTACTTCTTTCCCGTCCACCAGTTTGTAATCGCTGGTGCACCAAATTTCGAGGAAGCTTATTATAAGCAATTTTTAAGAGGAATCGATATTCCTGTGGTTTTCAACCAAACGTATGATATTCTCAACAACGCTGAGGCCGCAGTAGTAACCAGTGGTACGGCCACGCTAGAAACCGGGATATTGAAAGTGCCCCAAGTAGTGGTATATAAAGCAAATGCACTTTCAGTACGTATAGCTAAACTCGTTATTAAAGTCAAATTCATCTCTCTGGTCAATCTGATCAATAACTTTTTGTCCGTCCGAGAACTTATACAGGAGGACTGCACGGCTTTTGACATTGCACATGAGCTAGGAGAACTGATCAACAATAAAGCGCACCGCGCAAGTGTCATGGAAAACTACGATATCCTCGCTGAGAAACTAGGTTCACCGGGAGCTTCAGAACGGGCTGCGAAATTAATTGTAAAATATTTAGTCAATAATTAA
- the proS gene encoding proline--tRNA ligase, translating to MSKGITSRAEDYSQWYNDLVIKADLAEYSAVRGCMVIKPYGYAIWERMQAILDKRFKETGHSNAYFPLFIPKSFFSKEAAHVEGFATECAVVTHYRLKNDGNGKIVVDEEAKLEEELIVRPTSETIIWNTYRGWIESYRDLPILVNQWANVVRWEMRTRLFLRTAEFLWQEGHTAHATKEEAIEETERMLEVYATFAENILAVPVVRGRKTENERFAGALDTYCIEALMQDGKALQAGTSHFLGQNFAKAFDVKFTSREGKLEHVWATSWGVSTRLMGALIMAHSDDQGLVLPPKLAPVQVVIVPIFKTEEEKAQIDVFVHQLTAELKGKDVSVKYDDRDTQRPGFKFAEWELKGVPLRVAVGTRDMQNGTVELARRDTQTKETVAQAGLAATIEQLLETIQENIYQKALDYRDAHITEVNSYEEFKEVLESKGGFISCHWDGTVETEKRVKEETKATIRCIPLDAKEEEGICIFTGKPSNKRVLFAKAY from the coding sequence ATGAGTAAAGGAATTACAAGTCGTGCAGAAGACTATTCACAATGGTACAATGACCTTGTGATCAAAGCTGATCTGGCGGAATATTCAGCTGTACGGGGATGCATGGTGATCAAGCCATACGGGTACGCGATCTGGGAAAGAATGCAGGCAATCCTGGACAAGAGGTTTAAAGAGACAGGTCATAGCAACGCTTACTTCCCTTTATTCATTCCGAAATCCTTTTTTTCGAAGGAGGCTGCGCACGTGGAAGGTTTTGCTACCGAATGTGCTGTCGTAACACACTATCGGCTGAAAAACGATGGAAATGGAAAAATTGTCGTGGACGAAGAAGCGAAACTTGAAGAGGAGCTTATCGTACGTCCTACTTCTGAGACCATCATATGGAATACTTACCGTGGCTGGATCGAGTCGTACCGTGATCTGCCAATCTTGGTCAACCAATGGGCAAATGTGGTTCGTTGGGAAATGCGTACGCGTCTTTTCCTGCGCACGGCGGAGTTTTTATGGCAGGAAGGACACACTGCACACGCCACTAAGGAGGAAGCGATTGAGGAAACCGAACGCATGCTCGAGGTCTACGCCACATTTGCCGAGAACATTCTGGCTGTGCCTGTAGTCCGTGGGCGCAAAACCGAAAACGAGCGTTTTGCTGGTGCGCTGGATACCTATTGTATCGAAGCGCTGATGCAGGATGGTAAAGCCTTACAGGCCGGAACATCTCATTTTCTAGGCCAGAATTTTGCCAAGGCTTTTGATGTCAAATTTACATCCAGAGAAGGTAAACTCGAACATGTATGGGCGACTTCCTGGGGGGTCTCGACGCGTCTTATGGGAGCACTCATTATGGCCCATTCAGACGACCAGGGGCTGGTGCTGCCTCCAAAATTAGCACCAGTTCAGGTGGTCATCGTTCCGATCTTCAAAACAGAGGAGGAAAAAGCCCAGATCGATGTATTTGTACATCAGCTGACCGCCGAGCTAAAAGGAAAGGATGTTTCGGTGAAATACGATGACCGAGACACCCAGCGTCCGGGCTTTAAATTTGCGGAATGGGAACTCAAAGGAGTGCCGTTGCGGGTTGCCGTCGGAACCCGGGATATGCAGAATGGAACTGTTGAACTGGCGCGCCGTGATACACAGACCAAGGAAACTGTGGCTCAAGCGGGACTGGCTGCGACTATCGAACAGCTGTTGGAAACTATTCAGGAAAATATCTATCAAAAAGCACTGGATTACAGGGATGCCCACATTACGGAGGTGAATTCTTACGAAGAATTCAAGGAAGTACTGGAAAGCAAAGGCGGCTTTATTTCTTGCCATTGGGACGGTACTGTCGAAACTGAGAAGCGGGTGAAAGAAGAGACCAAGGCAACCATCCGCTGTATTCCTTTGGATGCGAAGGAAGAAGAAGGTATCTGTATTTTCACCGGAAAGCCTTCAAACAAACGGGTGTTGTTTGCGAAAGCATATTAA
- a CDS encoding OmpP1/FadL family transporter — translation MTIRKLLFGTAFLMGAAGTAQAQYTKDVLLFSQGDNGGTARFKAMGNASTALGGDISSITSNPAGLGYFNQSDISVTGRYLNNKNKTEYFGQNSNSSKNNFNLDNAGIVFHLPTYRNGGNLDKGWLNFNVGIAYNRNYVYNNLLEYRGVNNTSSITNAYSDRLSSPDGMRGWGQELYNNSLLFDVDPNNAGQYRPISVGGLYDGKQGFDQVNSILEKGSKSESVLSFGANYSNKLYLGAALGFTAFTYDNSSWYTEYGQTMTAEQLKKVNPSSDFLDPKNTNKYKMLGVDYELFDDYVQASDGTGIDFKLGMIYKFTPTFSMGFTAKTPTFMSIRDESYSNSEFRYFNKNENTSFKEYRTSDDAGYSYLEYNMNTPYRLSLGASQLFSRGLLTADVEWVDYGAMRFRDAGTSNKALETAMNQNIKENYQGAFNARIGGEILFDNVFSGRAGFNYSGNPYKNADYTNYTASLGIGAKLGRGMYIDLTGAYNAVNYKEKPYLIAEDYWNTASPAADIKNQRTNIVLTIGSKF, via the coding sequence ATGACAATCAGAAAATTACTTTTTGGAACTGCATTTTTAATGGGCGCAGCAGGAACAGCTCAAGCACAATATACGAAAGATGTACTCTTATTTTCCCAAGGGGATAATGGCGGTACCGCTCGTTTTAAGGCGATGGGAAACGCATCGACCGCATTGGGAGGCGATATTAGTTCAATCACCAGTAACCCCGCTGGCCTAGGATACTTTAACCAGTCGGACATTTCCGTCACTGGCCGCTACCTAAATAACAAAAACAAAACAGAATATTTCGGTCAAAATTCGAACAGCAGCAAAAATAATTTTAACTTAGACAATGCCGGGATCGTTTTCCACTTGCCCACCTACCGCAATGGGGGCAACCTGGACAAAGGCTGGCTGAATTTTAATGTCGGTATCGCTTATAACCGGAATTATGTATACAACAACCTGCTCGAATATCGGGGTGTCAATAATACGAGCTCAATCACGAACGCATACTCCGATCGCTTATCCAGTCCGGATGGTATGCGTGGCTGGGGGCAGGAATTATATAATAATTCCTTGCTTTTCGACGTGGATCCAAATAATGCAGGGCAGTATAGACCCATTTCTGTCGGAGGTCTTTATGATGGTAAACAGGGTTTTGACCAAGTAAACTCCATACTGGAAAAAGGAAGTAAGTCCGAGTCCGTATTATCCTTTGGCGCAAACTATAGCAATAAATTATACCTGGGAGCCGCTCTTGGTTTTACGGCTTTTACCTATGACAATTCAAGCTGGTACACCGAATACGGACAGACGATGACTGCTGAACAGCTGAAAAAGGTCAACCCCAGCTCTGACTTCTTAGACCCTAAAAATACCAACAAATATAAAATGCTCGGCGTGGACTATGAGCTATTTGACGATTACGTTCAAGCCAGTGACGGTACCGGAATAGACTTCAAATTGGGTATGATCTACAAGTTTACACCGACGTTTAGCATGGGATTCACGGCCAAAACACCAACCTTCATGAGTATCCGCGATGAATCTTACAGCAACTCCGAATTCCGTTACTTTAATAAAAATGAAAATACATCGTTCAAGGAGTATCGGACCAGTGATGACGCTGGATATAGCTATCTTGAGTATAACATGAATACGCCTTACCGACTTTCTTTGGGTGCAAGTCAGCTGTTCTCCAGAGGATTGCTCACCGCCGATGTCGAATGGGTTGACTATGGTGCTATGCGCTTCCGAGACGCCGGAACGAGCAATAAAGCGCTGGAAACAGCTATGAATCAGAATATCAAAGAGAACTACCAAGGCGCTTTTAATGCGCGCATCGGTGGCGAAATTCTGTTTGACAATGTGTTCAGTGGACGGGCTGGTTTTAATTATAGCGGCAATCCTTACAAAAATGCGGATTACACCAACTATACCGCTTCGCTGGGAATCGGCGCAAAACTGGGCCGCGGGATGTATATTGATCTGACGGGCGCTTATAATGCAGTCAATTACAAAGAAAAACCTTATCTTATCGCCGAAGATTATTGGAATACGGCCAGCCCTGCTGCAGATATCAAAAATCAACGTACCAATATTGTCCTGACAATTGGTTCGAAATTTTAA
- a CDS encoding uridine kinase family protein, translating to MDNKPYVIGIAGSSGSGKTFFLNSFLKHFKKDQVTLISQDDYYIPANTKTQEENKLYNFDIPTSIDRDAFYRDIKALFDGETIYKEEYTFNNPALTPKILEIKPAPILIIEGLFIFYYTEINDLIDHKIFLSADQDIALRRRLHRDLVERGYFEEDVMYKWVNHVLPSYNEYLLPYQDSCDQVIFNNTDEPEPIWEITNQISEELKSKLHMA from the coding sequence ATGGATAACAAACCGTATGTCATCGGGATTGCCGGAAGCAGTGGCTCGGGAAAAACATTTTTCTTAAATAGTTTTCTGAAGCACTTCAAAAAAGACCAGGTGACGTTGATTTCCCAGGACGATTATTATATTCCTGCAAATACAAAGACCCAAGAAGAGAACAAACTCTACAATTTTGATATTCCAACGTCAATAGACCGCGATGCCTTTTATAGAGACATCAAAGCGCTCTTTGACGGTGAGACAATATATAAAGAGGAATATACGTTTAATAATCCCGCACTCACTCCTAAGATACTGGAAATAAAGCCAGCCCCCATCCTGATTATTGAGGGACTGTTTATTTTTTATTATACAGAGATCAACGATCTGATTGACCACAAAATATTTTTAAGCGCCGATCAGGATATCGCCCTTCGAAGACGCCTGCACCGGGATCTGGTTGAACGCGGTTATTTTGAAGAGGATGTGATGTATAAGTGGGTGAATCATGTGCTTCCCTCCTATAACGAATATTTATTGCCGTATCAGGATTCCTGCGATCAAGTCATCTTTAATAACACAGATGAGCCTGAGCCTATCTGGGAGATCACGAACCAGATATCGGAAGAACTGAAATCGAAACTCCATATGGCATAA
- a CDS encoding DUF3810 domain-containing protein, which yields MAKCNKIAGIVCVLLLMLIGLLSLIQRDSSWIELNFARYFYRYYGHIPKYFLGYIPFSMGDLLYAAVFVVLSYFTVRMLRNLWLRQWPDAVLAFFSVVNLLLGLYAFFYLSWGLNYYRRPISVNASLQVDSLKLADYLVVLDEYLDSTNMLRQQVSPAKWENQRTRIQKDLTEWVKNDTTFASFLSVSQVHAKSPLNSTLVSYFGVSGYFNPFTHEAQVNYAMPVLSFPFTFVHELAHQQGVGFEDEANFIAFVRLQHHPQAFYRYSAYLQTTLYMLRELGAMYPVLAKEYQRRLSEPVRGDIEAERLFWIHYTGWFNNLMGIFYNQYLTHNNQKEGLARYDRMTRLVLAYALKERGCR from the coding sequence ATGGCAAAGTGCAATAAAATAGCAGGGATCGTATGTGTATTATTACTAATGCTGATAGGCCTGTTGTCACTGATCCAGCGCGATAGCTCCTGGATCGAGCTCAATTTCGCCCGCTATTTTTACCGGTACTACGGGCATATTCCCAAGTATTTCCTTGGGTATATTCCATTTAGTATGGGGGATCTCCTCTATGCTGCTGTGTTTGTCGTGCTGAGTTACTTCACAGTCCGAATGCTCCGAAATTTATGGTTGAGACAATGGCCGGATGCCGTGCTCGCGTTTTTTTCTGTCGTTAATTTATTGCTGGGCCTATATGCATTCTTTTATCTGTCTTGGGGACTTAACTACTACCGAAGGCCTATCAGCGTAAATGCATCCTTGCAGGTAGACAGTTTAAAGCTGGCAGATTATCTCGTCGTGCTCGATGAATATCTGGATAGCACAAACATGCTTAGACAGCAGGTCAGTCCTGCGAAATGGGAAAATCAGAGGACCAGAATACAAAAGGACCTGACCGAATGGGTCAAAAATGATACAACCTTTGCATCTTTTTTATCGGTCAGCCAAGTGCATGCCAAATCGCCTTTGAATAGTACCCTGGTTTCGTATTTTGGTGTCTCTGGATATTTTAATCCGTTTACGCATGAAGCACAGGTCAATTATGCCATGCCGGTACTATCTTTCCCCTTTACTTTTGTGCATGAACTTGCGCACCAGCAGGGGGTCGGGTTCGAAGATGAAGCAAACTTTATCGCGTTTGTACGGCTGCAGCATCATCCGCAGGCTTTTTACCGTTATTCCGCTTACCTGCAAACAACTTTATATATGCTCCGGGAATTGGGAGCGATGTACCCCGTACTTGCGAAAGAGTATCAGCGGCGATTAAGTGAGCCAGTCCGGGGAGACATCGAAGCGGAACGCCTTTTTTGGATTCATTATACAGGGTGGTTCAACAACCTTATGGGAATCTTTTACAACCAATACCTAACCCATAATAATCAAAAAGAGGGCTTGGCGAGATACGATCGCATGACCAGGCTGGTACTCGCATATGCGCTCAAGGAAAGAGGATGCCGTTGA
- a CDS encoding YkvA family protein — translation MNSRMKKMAKGLFEQFRHRKITETELLQAESKAKNLGSYVGDFKLLIAMCKDVLSGKYKMNSWNLTIIIGTILYVISPVDAIPDFIAVGGWLDDVAIVAYAMRKLSEEIERYKLQKLVAKQQN, via the coding sequence ATGAACAGCAGAATGAAAAAGATGGCCAAAGGACTGTTTGAGCAGTTTAGACATCGGAAGATAACCGAAACAGAATTGCTACAGGCCGAATCAAAGGCAAAAAATCTGGGAAGTTACGTGGGAGATTTTAAATTGCTGATTGCCATGTGCAAAGATGTACTCAGCGGTAAATATAAAATGAATAGCTGGAATTTGACCATTATTATTGGGACGATTCTATATGTGATCTCCCCTGTGGACGCTATTCCAGATTTTATTGCGGTTGGCGGCTGGCTTGATGATGTTGCGATTGTGGCTTATGCCATGCGAAAGCTTTCGGAAGAAATAGAGCGGTATAAGCTGCAAAAATTGGTTGCAAAACAGCAAAACTAA